A stretch of the Bradyrhizobium arachidis genome encodes the following:
- a CDS encoding flavin-dependent oxidoreductase has translation MKAIIVGGGIGGLTTALMLRARGICCEIFEQADTIRELGVGINTLPHAMRELASLGLLQKLDDVAIRTDQLYYLNRHGQEVWREARGIDAGHDVPQFSIHRGRLQGVIHRAVEERLGPEVIHTGCRLGAFTQDEGGVTAYFFDRSGAHVHTARGDILIGADGIHSRVRETLFPSEGPPCWNGLMLWRGARDWPLFLTGKSMIVAGGLNAKVVIYPIAEGSSPASRLTNWAVLVKIGEGNAPPPRKEDWSRPGRREELMPHVARFSVPYVDVKSLISATPEFYEYPTCDRDPLPYWSSGRVTLLGDAAHPMYPVGSNGASQAILDARCLADLLARAEHPRQALMEYEKKRLPMTAEIVRSNRRGGPEGVIDAVEQLAPDGFDNIDKVLSYSQREAIVKGYATKAGFAAVPGLAAVRA, from the coding sequence ATGAAGGCGATTATCGTCGGTGGCGGCATCGGAGGTCTCACCACGGCGCTGATGCTGCGGGCCCGCGGCATCTGCTGCGAGATTTTTGAGCAGGCCGACACCATCCGCGAGCTTGGCGTCGGCATCAACACGCTGCCGCATGCGATGCGCGAGCTGGCCAGCCTCGGCCTGCTGCAAAAGCTCGACGACGTCGCGATCCGCACCGATCAACTCTACTACCTCAACCGTCACGGCCAGGAAGTCTGGCGCGAAGCGCGCGGCATCGACGCCGGCCATGACGTGCCGCAGTTCTCGATCCACCGCGGGCGGCTGCAGGGTGTCATCCACCGTGCCGTCGAGGAGCGTCTTGGCCCCGAGGTGATCCACACCGGCTGCCGGCTCGGCGCTTTCACCCAGGACGAAGGTGGCGTCACCGCCTATTTCTTCGATCGCTCCGGCGCCCACGTCCACACCGCGCGCGGCGACATTCTGATCGGCGCCGACGGCATTCATTCGCGCGTGCGCGAGACGCTGTTTCCCAGTGAAGGTCCGCCGTGCTGGAACGGCTTGATGCTATGGCGTGGCGCGCGCGATTGGCCGCTCTTCCTGACCGGCAAGTCGATGATCGTGGCCGGTGGCCTCAACGCAAAGGTCGTGATCTATCCCATCGCGGAAGGATCGAGCCCGGCGAGCCGTCTCACCAACTGGGCGGTGCTGGTCAAGATCGGCGAGGGCAACGCGCCGCCGCCGCGCAAGGAAGACTGGTCGCGACCGGGCCGGCGCGAGGAATTGATGCCGCATGTCGCGCGCTTCTCGGTGCCCTATGTCGACGTCAAGAGCCTGATCTCGGCGACACCGGAATTCTACGAATATCCCACCTGCGACCGCGATCCGCTGCCGTACTGGTCGAGCGGGCGCGTGACGCTGCTCGGCGATGCCGCGCATCCGATGTATCCGGTCGGCTCGAATGGCGCTTCGCAGGCAATCCTCGATGCGCGATGCCTCGCCGATCTGCTGGCGCGTGCCGAGCATCCGCGCCAGGCGCTGATGGAATATGAGAAGAAGCGGCTGCCGATGACGGCCGAAATCGTCCGCTCCAACCGCCGCGGCGGACCGGAGGGCGTGATCGACGCCGTCGAGCAGCTCGCGCCCGACGGTTTTGACAACATCGACAAGGTCCTCAGCTATTCCCAGCGCGAAGCGATCGTGAAGGGCTACGCGACGAAGGCCGGTTTTGCGGCGGTGCCGGGATTGGCCGCGGTGCGGGCCTGA
- a CDS encoding cupin domain-containing protein, giving the protein MTKSEITGITRANEGIQGISWNILGQTYVPKSYAENSFSWHATLPPGTFVPPHIHPDQDEYLYMLEGKLDFVLGNSEAQATAGDLIRLGMGVPHGIFNKSEQTAKVLFWVSPSRKLFELFWGLHNMKEQKPEDVVAMAAEFNIHFLPPPPG; this is encoded by the coding sequence ATGACGAAGAGTGAGATCACCGGCATCACGCGCGCCAACGAGGGCATCCAGGGCATTTCCTGGAACATCCTCGGCCAGACCTATGTGCCGAAGAGCTATGCCGAAAACAGCTTCTCCTGGCACGCGACGCTGCCACCCGGCACGTTCGTGCCGCCGCACATCCATCCCGACCAGGACGAGTATCTCTATATGCTCGAAGGGAAGCTCGATTTCGTGCTCGGCAATTCCGAGGCGCAAGCGACCGCCGGCGACCTGATCCGGCTCGGCATGGGCGTGCCGCACGGCATCTTCAACAAATCAGAGCAGACCGCGAAAGTGCTGTTCTGGGTGTCGCCGAGCCGAAAACTCTTCGAGCTGTTCTGGGGCCTTCACAACATGAAGGAGCAGAAGCCGGAGGACGTGGTCGCGATGGCAGCGGAATTCAACATCCACTTTTTGCCGCCGCCGCCCGGTTAA
- a CDS encoding ABC transporter substrate-binding protein, with amino-acid sequence MKKQLTFAGLALLLGALPALAQEKIKLGVVVTLSGPAAALGQQVRDGFTLAVKDLGSKMGGRDVELVVVDDELKPDAAVTKVKGLLERDKVDFVVGPIFSNILQAIHRPVTESKTFLVSPNAGPSTFAGKDCNPFFYVTSYQNDQVHEVLGKVAQDRGYKRMYLMVPNYQAGKDSAAGFKLDYKGEIVEESYMPLNTLDFQPELSKISSQKPDALFTFMPGGLGVNLVKQYRQAGLADSIPVLSAFTVDESTLPAQQDAAVGMFGGSNWAPNLDNPQNKKFVAAYEAAYNIVPGTYAFQAYDAAMLIDSAVKAVKGDLSNKDAVSAALRKADFTSLRGAFKFNTNGYPIQDFYLTKVAKRPDGKFQTEIVQKVFENYGDRYAKDCKAAN; translated from the coding sequence ATGAAGAAGCAGTTGACGTTCGCGGGATTGGCTTTGCTGCTGGGCGCCCTACCCGCGCTCGCACAGGAGAAGATCAAGCTGGGCGTGGTCGTGACCTTGTCGGGCCCTGCGGCCGCGCTGGGCCAGCAGGTCCGCGACGGCTTCACGCTTGCGGTGAAAGATCTCGGCAGCAAGATGGGCGGCCGCGATGTCGAGCTGGTCGTGGTCGACGACGAGTTGAAGCCGGACGCCGCCGTGACGAAGGTCAAAGGCCTGCTCGAACGCGACAAGGTCGATTTCGTGGTCGGGCCTATCTTCTCGAACATCCTCCAGGCGATCCACCGTCCGGTCACCGAGAGCAAGACGTTCCTGGTCAGCCCCAATGCGGGTCCGTCGACTTTTGCCGGCAAGGACTGCAACCCGTTCTTCTATGTGACGTCCTATCAGAACGATCAGGTCCACGAGGTCCTCGGCAAGGTCGCGCAGGATCGCGGCTACAAGCGCATGTACCTGATGGTGCCGAACTATCAGGCCGGCAAGGATTCGGCGGCAGGCTTCAAGCTCGACTACAAGGGCGAGATCGTCGAAGAGTCCTACATGCCGCTGAACACGCTGGACTTCCAGCCGGAGCTCTCCAAGATTTCATCGCAAAAGCCCGATGCGCTCTTCACGTTCATGCCGGGCGGCCTCGGCGTCAATCTCGTCAAGCAATACCGGCAGGCCGGCCTCGCCGACAGCATTCCGGTGCTTTCGGCTTTCACGGTGGATGAATCGACCTTGCCGGCACAGCAGGACGCGGCTGTCGGCATGTTCGGCGGCTCGAACTGGGCGCCCAATCTCGACAATCCGCAGAACAAGAAGTTCGTCGCCGCTTATGAAGCGGCTTACAACATCGTGCCCGGCACCTACGCGTTCCAGGCCTATGACGCCGCGATGCTGATCGACAGCGCCGTCAAGGCCGTCAAGGGCGACCTCTCGAACAAGGATGCCGTTTCCGCCGCCCTGAGGAAGGCCGACTTCACCTCATTGCGCGGCGCCTTCAAGTTCAACACCAATGGCTATCCGATCCAGGACTTTTACCTGACCAAGGTCGCCAAGCGGCCAGACGGAAAATTCCAGACCGAGATCGTCCAAAAGGTCTTCGAAAATTACGGCGACCGCTATGCCAAGGACTGCAAGGCGGCGAACTAG
- a CDS encoding MarR family winged helix-turn-helix transcriptional regulator codes for MLDSETKAVELPEDHAEELRLWLRLLTCTTLIEGEVRGRLRARFHVTLPRFDLMAQLDKAPDGMTLSDVSKRMMVSNGNVTGLVERLVESGHLDRRTSESDRRVQVIRLTKLGRAEFRKMAAEHETWIADVFADLSPKDVRELMRLLAKTKASAQKSAGRRKA; via the coding sequence ATGCTCGATTCCGAGACCAAGGCCGTCGAACTCCCCGAGGACCACGCCGAAGAGCTTCGGCTCTGGTTGCGGCTTTTGACCTGTACCACGTTGATCGAAGGCGAGGTGCGGGGCCGGCTGCGGGCGAGGTTCCACGTCACCTTGCCCCGCTTCGACCTGATGGCGCAGCTCGACAAGGCGCCTGATGGCATGACGCTGTCAGACGTCTCCAAGCGCATGATGGTATCGAACGGCAACGTCACGGGCCTCGTCGAACGGCTCGTCGAGTCCGGTCATCTCGATCGCCGCACGTCCGAATCCGACAGGCGGGTGCAGGTGATCCGCCTGACCAAGCTCGGACGCGCCGAGTTCCGCAAGATGGCGGCCGAGCACGAGACCTGGATCGCCGATGTCTTCGCCGACCTCAGCCCCAAGGACGTGCGCGAACTGATGCGGCTTCTGGCCAAGACCAAGGCCTCGGCGCAGAAGTCCGCCGGTCGCCGCAAGGCGTAA
- a CDS encoding benzoate-CoA ligase family protein: MANAAKAHDPGSHDSRAGTAHIDPFAQAHLPPRDLWPEFIFTRPELQYPARLNCVSYFLDRWVEQGHGDAPCAISPSVSYSYRELQQLVNRIANVLVGKLGLVTGGRVLLRSANNPMMVAAYLAIIKAGGIVVATMPLLRAKELSYPIQKAEISLALCDGKLSDEMEKARLAAPGLKHVVYWGTGAADSLENLVADASPEFTAIDTASDDICLIAFTSGTTGDPKGTMHFHRDMLAVCDGYARNILRARQDDRFIGSAPLAFTFGFGGVLFPMHIGASFVVLEKTTPDDFLSAIENYKTTVCFTAPTAYRAILGKLAGRDISSLRKCVSAGETLPKPTFDAWLKATGIKLMDGIGSTELLHIFISATEDEIRPGATGKPVPGYEAKIVDDDGNDLPPGTMGKLAVRGPTGCRYLADERQRKYVQNGWNVTGDTYVMDSDGYFWYQSRSDDMIVSAGYNIAGTDVEAALMTHPAVAECGVVGAPDEARGMIVKAYVIPAPGVTPDAQLVSELQEHVKREIAPYKYPRAIEFVTQLPKTETGKLKRFALRQMAQAAAG, from the coding sequence ATGGCCAACGCCGCCAAAGCTCATGATCCGGGCTCGCATGACAGCAGGGCCGGGACGGCTCATATCGATCCGTTCGCGCAAGCGCATCTGCCGCCGCGCGATCTCTGGCCGGAATTCATTTTCACGCGGCCGGAGCTGCAATATCCGGCGCGCCTGAACTGCGTCAGTTATTTCCTCGACCGCTGGGTCGAGCAGGGTCATGGCGATGCGCCATGCGCCATCAGTCCTTCGGTCAGCTACAGCTATCGCGAGCTGCAACAGCTCGTGAACCGCATCGCGAACGTGCTGGTTGGCAAGCTCGGTCTCGTCACCGGCGGCCGTGTGCTGCTGCGATCGGCCAACAACCCGATGATGGTTGCGGCCTATCTCGCAATCATCAAGGCCGGCGGCATTGTCGTGGCAACCATGCCTCTGCTGCGCGCGAAGGAATTGTCCTATCCGATCCAGAAGGCGGAGATTTCGCTCGCGCTTTGCGACGGAAAACTCTCCGACGAGATGGAGAAGGCCAGGCTCGCCGCGCCCGGCCTCAAGCATGTCGTCTATTGGGGCACTGGCGCGGCCGACTCGCTCGAAAACCTCGTCGCGGATGCGAGCCCTGAATTCACGGCCATCGATACCGCCTCCGACGACATCTGCCTGATCGCCTTCACGTCGGGCACAACAGGCGATCCCAAGGGCACGATGCACTTCCATCGCGACATGCTCGCGGTGTGCGACGGCTATGCGCGCAACATCCTGCGTGCCAGGCAGGACGATCGCTTCATCGGATCGGCGCCGCTCGCATTCACCTTCGGCTTCGGCGGCGTGCTCTTCCCCATGCATATCGGCGCGTCATTCGTGGTGCTGGAGAAGACGACGCCTGACGATTTCCTCAGCGCCATCGAAAACTACAAGACGACCGTCTGCTTCACCGCGCCGACCGCCTATCGCGCAATCCTCGGCAAGCTCGCGGGCCGTGACATCTCATCCTTGCGCAAATGCGTCTCCGCCGGCGAGACCCTGCCCAAGCCGACATTCGATGCCTGGCTCAAGGCGACCGGCATCAAGCTGATGGACGGGATCGGGTCGACCGAGTTGCTGCACATCTTCATCAGCGCGACCGAGGACGAGATTCGTCCCGGCGCCACCGGCAAGCCGGTGCCGGGCTATGAAGCCAAGATCGTCGATGACGACGGCAACGATCTGCCGCCCGGCACGATGGGAAAGCTCGCGGTGCGCGGCCCGACCGGTTGCCGCTATCTCGCCGATGAGCGGCAGCGCAAATACGTCCAGAACGGCTGGAACGTGACGGGCGACACCTACGTCATGGATAGCGACGGCTACTTCTGGTACCAGTCGCGCTCCGACGACATGATCGTATCCGCCGGCTACAATATTGCCGGCACCGACGTCGAGGCCGCGCTGATGACGCATCCGGCCGTCGCCGAATGCGGCGTCGTCGGCGCGCCGGACGAGGCGCGCGGGATGATCGTGAAGGCCTACGTCATTCCGGCGCCGGGCGTGACGCCCGACGCGCAGCTCGTCAGCGAGCTCCAGGAGCACGTCAAGCGCGAGATCGCACCCTATAAATATCCGCGCGCGATCGAATTCGTGACGCAGTTGCCGAAGACCGAGACGGGCAAGCTGAAACGCTTTGCCTTGCGTCAGATGGCGCAGGCCGCCGCGGGATAG